A section of the Roseivirga sp. BDSF3-8 genome encodes:
- a CDS encoding DnaJ domain-containing protein, whose translation MREYYLQILDLGNDATKEDIRKAYRNKSKKYHPDVNKSQDAAELFHRIKEAYDYLTKEPELHQTVFQEEEELSEREKWRIIARQRAKERAIEQQRYQQELIRKIVKYFTPAACIIIMINGILALDFMLPFKSHEQEIVDRSAVFVGNMNGRGSYISEEYRYDELIFSDYTMRFDKRTVPATDQYDHAVVKATSLLNIPMKALITINGVTKQYRQAYNIYYIFGYVIPPMLLTGLLFFRLKKPMARLNAAIVMFIFSIYQLMVFFL comes from the coding sequence TTGAGAGAGTATTACCTTCAGATCCTTGACTTAGGCAACGATGCTACCAAAGAAGATATCAGGAAAGCCTATCGTAATAAGTCCAAAAAGTATCATCCTGATGTAAACAAGTCGCAGGATGCCGCTGAGTTGTTTCATAGAATTAAAGAAGCATACGATTATCTCACCAAAGAGCCAGAGCTGCACCAGACGGTTTTTCAGGAGGAAGAAGAGCTTTCCGAACGGGAAAAGTGGCGGATCATAGCCAGGCAGAGAGCTAAGGAAAGAGCCATAGAGCAGCAAAGATACCAGCAGGAACTGATCCGGAAGATAGTAAAGTACTTTACCCCCGCAGCCTGTATTATTATCATGATCAATGGGATACTGGCCCTCGACTTCATGCTGCCCTTTAAGAGTCACGAACAGGAAATTGTAGATAGGTCAGCCGTTTTTGTGGGCAATATGAACGGCAGAGGCAGTTATATCTCAGAAGAGTACCGGTATGATGAACTGATTTTCAGTGACTACACCATGAGGTTCGATAAGAGAACTGTACCTGCCACAGATCAATATGATCACGCAGTAGTCAAAGCCACCTCCCTCCTTAATATACCTATGAAAGCTCTCATCACCATAAATGGCGTAACAAAACAATACCGGCAGGCTTACAATATCTATTATATTTTTGGCTACGTCATACCCCCCATGCTTTTAACAGGCCTTCTGTTTTTCCGGCTCAAAAAGCCCATGGCCCGGCTCAATGCAGCTATAGTGATGTTTATTTTTTCTATATATCAGCTAATGGTATTTTTCTTATAA
- a CDS encoding Rho termination factor N-terminal domain-containing protein, with product MAKDHGNSIKNDKQYEELRDKGMSKEKAARIANTQNSGEKGGKADKYEERTKDELYEQAKKIGIEGRSDMTKDELIDALRNH from the coding sequence ATGGCAAAAGACCACGGCAACTCAATTAAGAACGATAAGCAGTACGAGGAGTTAAGAGATAAGGGGATGAGCAAAGAGAAAGCCGCCCGCATAGCCAATACCCAAAACTCCGGGGAAAAGGGAGGAAAGGCTGACAAATACGAAGAACGTACTAAAGACGAACTCTATGAACAAGCCAAAAAGATAGGTATAGAGGGAAGATCTGACATGACTAAAGACGAATTGATAGATGCACTACGCAACCACTGA
- a CDS encoding App1 family protein — protein sequence MHYATTENIHTTYAEKPRQKVSFFRKVRHAVHSLETRWDHVRLSFKHRFNLMDPVIIFPYRGLGNNREVYIKGRIQENEGLAVEKREDMTVWENIRLMYRRYESDEIPYLPIKGTFYGETIETRADDEGYFEMHFKPGKDLVDPNTEWHHVDLHCPAHKYTLDKDLHARAHVLIPNEKAAFGVISDVDDTILKSNITNFFGKIKTLLMNDAKSRVAFPGIAAFYRELRKGTSNEEVNPIYYVSGSSYNIYDLLDRFCEVKEIPKGPFMLRELGYTRDQVFMQDTLGYKVSMIQRVLSYYPDLSFVMVGDSGQKDPEIYRKIVKQYPGKIKAIYIRNIDQSEQRQSEITAIARELHGWGVPMLLIDSTKEAARHAAELGLITEEGKQNVIDDADKDLREEAQANAN from the coding sequence ATGCACTACGCAACCACTGAAAACATACATACCACCTACGCTGAAAAACCCAGGCAAAAGGTCTCTTTCTTCAGGAAAGTCCGGCACGCCGTACACTCCCTTGAGACGCGCTGGGACCATGTAAGGCTCAGCTTCAAGCACCGGTTCAACCTTATGGATCCGGTAATTATCTTTCCCTACAGAGGCCTGGGTAATAACCGTGAGGTTTATATAAAAGGGCGCATACAGGAAAACGAAGGCCTGGCCGTAGAAAAACGTGAAGACATGACCGTGTGGGAAAACATCCGGCTCATGTACCGCCGGTATGAAAGCGACGAGATACCTTATCTTCCCATTAAGGGCACCTTTTACGGGGAGACCATCGAGACCAGGGCAGATGACGAGGGCTACTTCGAAATGCATTTTAAGCCCGGGAAAGACCTGGTCGATCCCAATACTGAGTGGCATCATGTAGACCTGCACTGTCCTGCACATAAATATACGTTGGACAAAGACCTGCATGCCCGCGCCCACGTACTCATACCGAATGAAAAGGCTGCTTTTGGTGTAATCTCCGATGTGGATGATACCATCCTGAAAAGCAACATCACTAACTTCTTCGGCAAGATAAAGACCTTGCTGATGAATGACGCCAAAAGCAGGGTAGCCTTTCCGGGTATTGCCGCTTTCTACAGGGAACTGCGAAAGGGTACCTCTAACGAGGAAGTGAATCCTATTTACTACGTGTCCGGGAGCAGTTACAATATTTATGATCTGCTAGACCGTTTTTGTGAGGTGAAAGAAATCCCCAAGGGGCCGTTTATGCTCAGGGAGTTAGGGTATACACGTGATCAGGTATTTATGCAGGACACACTCGGGTATAAGGTAAGCATGATCCAGCGGGTACTCTCCTACTATCCGGACCTCTCCTTTGTCATGGTGGGCGATAGTGGCCAAAAAGACCCGGAAATATACCGTAAGATTGTCAAGCAGTATCCCGGCAAGATAAAGGCCATATACATCAGAAATATCGATCAGAGCGAACAGCGCCAGTCAGAGATCACGGCCATTGCGCGTGAGCTGCACGGATGGGGTGTGCCCATGCTCCTGATTGATAGCACCAAGGAAGCCGCCAGGCATGCTGCCGAACTCGGCCTTATTACTGAAGAGGGAAAACAAAACGTCATTGATGACGCAGATAAGGATCTTCGTGAAGAAGCACAGGCCAATGCCAACTAA